The following coding sequences lie in one Coriobacteriia bacterium genomic window:
- a CDS encoding type II secretion system protein, whose product MKMLRKQEGFTLVELMVVVLIIGILIAVAIPVFNAASANAETKTCQANERTL is encoded by the coding sequence ATGAAGATGCTCCGCAAGCAGGAGGGCTTCACCCTCGTCGAGCTCATGGTCGTCGTTCTCATTATCGGTATCCTCATCGCAGTCGCAATCCCGGTCTTCAACGCCGCCTCGGCCAACGCTGAGACCAAGACGTGCCAGGCCAACGAGCGTACGCTCAG
- a CDS encoding prepilin-type N-terminal cleavage/methylation domain-containing protein, producing MKVWRTEHGFTLVELMVVVLIIGILIALAVPVFNAASANAEEKTCAANRRIVDGAINTYVSADPDHTSADITAVDDADLVPDYLKWAPQCPAGGVYSVSGGSTGCTWPSH from the coding sequence ATGAAGGTGTGGCGCACGGAACACGGATTCACCCTGGTGGAACTGATGGTCGTGGTTCTCATTATCGGCATTCTCATCGCACTCGCTGTTCCCGTATTCAACGCCGCCTCGGCTAACGCCGAGGAGAAGACATGCGCTGCCAACCGACGAATCGTCGACGGCGCCATCAATACCTACGTTTCCGCGGACCCCGATCACACATCTGCGGACATAACAGCGGTGGACGACGCTGACTTGGTTCCAGACTATCTGAAATGGGCCCCGCAGTGCCCGGCTGGCGGTGTCTACTCCGTCAGCGGGGGATCGACTGGTTGCACGTGGCCTAGCCACTAG
- a CDS encoding type II secretion system F family protein — protein sequence MASFSYTVRDKAGKVAKGKLEGESKEAVQAKLTQMGYIILELDQQGGLSLLNGVTFGTGVKVKDVTIFSRQFSTMINAGLSLTKCLSILGGQTENRYLRETIAQVGKDVEAGQSLSDSLGRHPKIFPPIFINMVRAGETGGVLDEVLNRLADHFEQEAALKGKIKSAMAYPVAMGGMVLAILAAMMVFVVPTFEKMFSDMESDLPAMTQLLVDLSDFVAGFGGVAVVVGFAAVIYAFKWWSKGPGLLIWDSAKLRMPVFGTLTRKIALARFTRTFGTLVSAGVPILSALDIVGDTAGNEEVAQAVKKVRAAIKEGETIAKPLGESKVFPSMLVQMIAVGEETGALDAMLNKIADFYDEEVGAAVDGLTSLIEPLMMALLGVVVGGMVIALYLPMFNVISLVK from the coding sequence ATGGCATCGTTCAGTTACACGGTCAGGGATAAGGCCGGCAAGGTAGCCAAGGGTAAGCTCGAGGGCGAGAGCAAAGAGGCCGTGCAGGCCAAGCTCACCCAGATGGGCTACATCATCCTTGAGCTCGATCAGCAGGGTGGCCTGTCCCTACTCAACGGCGTCACGTTCGGGACGGGTGTGAAGGTCAAGGACGTGACGATCTTCTCGCGTCAGTTCTCGACGATGATCAACGCCGGTCTATCGCTGACCAAGTGCCTGAGCATTCTGGGCGGCCAAACTGAGAACCGCTACCTTCGTGAAACCATCGCCCAGGTCGGCAAGGACGTTGAGGCTGGCCAATCGCTGTCCGATTCCCTCGGTCGGCACCCTAAGATCTTCCCGCCCATATTCATCAACATGGTGCGCGCCGGCGAGACCGGTGGTGTACTCGACGAGGTCTTGAACCGTCTGGCTGATCACTTCGAGCAAGAGGCCGCCCTCAAGGGCAAGATCAAGTCCGCAATGGCGTATCCCGTGGCGATGGGCGGCATGGTCCTCGCGATCCTCGCGGCCATGATGGTGTTCGTCGTGCCCACGTTCGAGAAGATGTTCTCTGATATGGAGAGCGATCTGCCCGCGATGACCCAGCTCTTGGTGGACCTGTCTGATTTCGTTGCCGGCTTTGGCGGGGTCGCCGTCGTTGTGGGGTTCGCGGCCGTTATCTACGCCTTCAAGTGGTGGTCGAAAGGCCCCGGTCTGCTCATCTGGGATAGTGCCAAGCTCCGTATGCCGGTGTTCGGGACGCTTACTCGCAAGATCGCGCTCGCGCGGTTCACCCGTACCTTCGGAACGCTCGTCTCCGCCGGCGTGCCGATTCTGTCGGCCCTCGACATCGTGGGCGACACCGCAGGCAACGAAGAGGTGGCACAGGCGGTCAAGAAGGTAAGGGCCGCTATCAAAGAGGGCGAGACCATCGCCAAACCGCTTGGCGAGAGCAAGGTCTTCCCGTCGATGCTCGTCCAGATGATCGCGGTCGGCGAGGAGACCGGCGCGCTGGACGCCATGCTCAACAAGATCGCTGACTTCTACGACGAGGAGGTCGGGGCCGCGGTCGACGGTCTCACCTCGCTGATCGAACCGCTCATGATGGCACTGCTCGGCGTCGTGGTCGGCGGCATGGTCATCGCCCTGTACCTGCCGATGTTCAACGTCATCTCGCTCGTCAAGTAG
- a CDS encoding ATPase, T2SS/T4P/T4SS family gives MAEAGQRLGQLLMRAGVITDKQLNDALEVHRATGSPLGRVLVDLGYATQGAILSVMAKQIGIEYVNFAERPPEANAVTAVPKELAQRYTLMPVAVLDNTLLVAMADPQNVLALDDLRIITGYEIKPAISTRDDIVAAIDEYYKVAEHTTDDEFVSTEDIGDDELAQLTDVEAEAPAVKLVNYIIQKAVADRASDIHIEPQENDLRVRFRVDGVLHEVMRSPKSTQQAMISRFKIMAEMDISDSRRPQDGHCAVTVGPHKLDFRVSSLPTVYGERIVLRILRKDSILLKLSDLGFLPSSLDRFESSFTKPYGAILVTGPTGSGKSTSLYAAINVLNDPGRHIVTAEDPVEYRLPGVNQCQMNHKAGLDFARALRSFLRCSPDVILVGEIRDQETAQIAIESALTGHLVLSTLHTNDAASAVTRLIEMGVEPFLVSSAVGCILGQRLARKLCPECKQEWRPKPEVLIEAGYRADNLPEIVFKAGGCRKCGGTGYRGRIGVHEVLLMSEEISRLCVEEATAEEVKKVAVQQGMLTLREDGLEKVRMGNTSIEEIVRVIV, from the coding sequence GTGGCGGAAGCCGGACAGAGACTCGGTCAGCTCCTCATGCGGGCCGGTGTGATCACCGATAAGCAGCTCAACGACGCGCTTGAGGTGCATCGCGCTACCGGTAGTCCGCTCGGTCGGGTGCTCGTCGACCTCGGCTACGCCACGCAAGGCGCGATCCTGTCGGTGATGGCGAAGCAGATCGGGATCGAGTATGTGAACTTCGCCGAGCGCCCGCCTGAGGCCAATGCGGTGACCGCCGTGCCGAAGGAACTCGCGCAGCGCTACACGCTCATGCCCGTCGCAGTGCTCGACAACACGCTGCTCGTGGCGATGGCTGACCCACAGAACGTGCTCGCCTTGGACGACCTTCGGATCATCACCGGCTATGAGATCAAGCCCGCGATCTCGACTCGCGACGACATCGTGGCGGCGATCGACGAGTACTACAAGGTCGCCGAACACACGACTGACGATGAGTTCGTCTCCACCGAGGACATCGGAGACGACGAGCTCGCTCAGCTCACGGACGTCGAAGCCGAGGCCCCGGCCGTCAAGCTTGTGAACTACATCATCCAAAAGGCCGTGGCTGATCGAGCCTCGGACATACACATCGAGCCCCAGGAGAACGATCTGAGGGTCCGCTTCCGGGTCGATGGCGTGCTGCATGAAGTCATGCGCAGCCCGAAGTCGACCCAGCAAGCGATGATCTCTCGCTTCAAGATCATGGCCGAGATGGATATCTCCGACTCTCGCCGACCGCAGGACGGCCACTGCGCGGTGACCGTGGGTCCTCACAAGTTGGATTTCCGCGTCTCATCGCTGCCGACCGTCTATGGCGAGCGCATCGTGCTCCGAATCCTGCGCAAGGACTCGATTCTGCTCAAGCTCTCTGACCTCGGGTTCCTGCCCTCGTCACTCGATCGTTTTGAGTCCTCGTTCACCAAGCCGTATGGCGCGATCCTGGTAACAGGGCCTACCGGTTCGGGTAAGTCGACGTCGCTCTATGCGGCCATCAACGTTCTGAACGATCCGGGCCGTCACATCGTCACCGCTGAGGACCCGGTCGAGTACCGGCTTCCCGGGGTGAACCAGTGCCAGATGAACCACAAGGCGGGGCTGGATTTCGCGCGGGCGTTGCGGTCGTTCCTGCGATGCTCGCCGGATGTCATTCTGGTGGGCGAGATCCGCGACCAGGAAACGGCGCAGATCGCCATCGAATCGGCCCTCACCGGTCACCTCGTTCTGTCGACACTCCACACCAACGACGCGGCGAGCGCCGTCACGCGGCTCATAGAGATGGGCGTGGAGCCCTTCCTCGTCTCGTCGGCCGTGGGCTGCATCCTCGGGCAGCGCCTTGCCCGTAAGCTCTGTCCGGAGTGCAAGCAGGAGTGGCGCCCCAAGCCAGAAGTGCTAATCGAAGCGGGTTACCGTGCCGATAACCTCCCTGAGATCGTCTTCAAGGCCGGCGGCTGCCGCAAGTGCGGTGGCACCGGCTACCGTGGTCGAATCGGCGTGCACGAGGTGCTCCTCATGTCCGAGGAGATTTCGCGCCTGTGCGTCGAGGAGGCGACGGCCGAAGAGGTGAAGAAGGTTGCCGTGCAGCAGGGCATGCTCACGTTGCGAGAGGACGGGCTGGAGAAGGTCCGTATGGGCAACACGTCGATCGAGGAGATCGTTCGGGTCATCGTCTGA
- a CDS encoding ATP/GTP-binding protein: MQSVKVVVTGPFNAGKTTFIKAVSEITVLSTERQVSDASGEGSGETTVAMDFGRITVSDDVVLYLFGTPGQARFSFMWETLSEGMLGFVLLVDTTEPGTFADAKEMIEFFTQMSDVPFVVAANKVDADDTETIRRVRTELALADAIPLLPVDARERDSVKAVLLGLLYEILESMG, from the coding sequence ATGCAGTCGGTCAAGGTCGTCGTCACCGGTCCGTTCAACGCCGGCAAGACGACGTTCATCAAAGCAGTCAGCGAGATAACGGTGCTCTCGACTGAGCGTCAGGTGAGTGACGCTTCCGGAGAAGGTAGCGGCGAAACCACCGTCGCTATGGACTTCGGTCGCATCACGGTCTCTGACGACGTGGTCCTGTATCTGTTCGGTACCCCGGGCCAGGCCAGATTCTCCTTCATGTGGGAGACGCTCTCTGAGGGAATGCTGGGATTCGTGCTGCTGGTGGACACGACCGAACCCGGCACGTTCGCCGATGCCAAGGAGATGATCGAGTTCTTCACCCAGATGTCGGATGTGCCTTTCGTCGTCGCGGCGAACAAGGTGGACGCTGACGACACCGAAACGATTCGACGGGTTCGCACCGAACTGGCACTGGCCGACGCCATCCCGCTCTTGCCGGTGGATGCCCGCGAGCGGGATTCGGTCAAAGCCGTGCTGCTTGGCCTGCTGTACGAGATTCTCGAAAGCATGGGGTAG